The Acidimicrobiales bacterium genome has a window encoding:
- a CDS encoding DNA-3-methyladenine glycosylase yields the protein MGRRLGRSFYSRPTLEVAPELLNKVLVAPGVAGRIVEVEAYRGSDDPGSHAFRGATPRTAVMFGPAGHFYVYFTYGMHWCANVVTDAGGTPGAVLLRAVTPLRGVEVMRRRRTAARRDVDLGNGPAKLAQAFDLGRGHDGADLVRAEHGVSIRDDGVDPPTRPAVGTRIGLSKGGDLPWRFGVTGAVELSRPFEPGR from the coding sequence ATGGGTCGGCGGCTCGGACGTTCGTTCTACTCCCGGCCGACGCTCGAGGTTGCGCCCGAACTCCTCAACAAGGTGCTCGTCGCACCGGGCGTGGCGGGCCGGATCGTCGAGGTCGAGGCCTACCGGGGGAGCGACGACCCCGGATCGCACGCCTTTCGCGGCGCCACGCCCCGCACCGCAGTGATGTTCGGGCCCGCCGGTCACTTCTACGTCTACTTCACCTACGGAATGCACTGGTGCGCCAACGTGGTGACCGACGCCGGGGGAACGCCGGGCGCCGTCCTCCTGCGAGCCGTGACGCCACTGCGTGGCGTCGAAGTGATGCGGCGCCGCCGAACAGCAGCACGGCGAGACGTCGATCTGGGCAACGGACCCGCGAAACTGGCCCAGGCGTTCGATCTCGGACGAGGCCACGACGGCGCCGACCTCGTCCGGGCCGAGCACGGTGTCTCGATTCGTGACGACGGCGTCGATCCGCCGACCCGACCGGCCGTCGGCACCCGCATCGGACTCTCGAAGGGTGGCGATCTTCCGTGGCGATTCGGCGTCACGGGTGCCGTCGAGCTGAGTCGGCCGTTCGAGCCGGGCCGGTAG
- the xseA gene encoding exodeoxyribonuclease VII large subunit — MKVIGSRRVWSLEEVTAAVAARFEDVRAFWVEAEIEDVRRAGSQVYFRLRGQHVMDASMRAVVFDRIVPRPGEGMLVHAHGRVEFFRQRSRVSMRVEVMEPAGEGLLRARIAELRARLVADGVLDPARRRPVPVLAREIGVVTSLTGAARDDFVRTAVARNPGVRVAIAGTQVQGDDAPVRIARAVARAGAEPQVDVVVVTRGGGSLDDLMAFNSEPVCRAVAACPVPVVSAVGHERDVTLCDEVADLRCATPTAAAVAVTISREAALAHLADAQAAMAAGVERIGAAARRDLGEARAGLADGLRRAGTAGRGRLEGRSERLHRGLARAAHTAGELLPGRSARMERAMENRLAAARSGLARAEGLLGALSPAATLSRGYAIVRSEGRVVTDGAPARPGDRWEVELHDGRVGVRVEGDR, encoded by the coding sequence GTGAAGGTCATCGGGTCCAGGAGGGTCTGGAGCCTGGAGGAGGTCACGGCCGCCGTGGCGGCGCGGTTCGAGGACGTCCGGGCCTTCTGGGTGGAGGCCGAGATCGAGGACGTCCGGCGCGCCGGCTCTCAGGTCTACTTCCGCCTGCGCGGGCAGCATGTGATGGACGCCTCGATGCGGGCGGTCGTTTTCGATCGCATCGTGCCTCGCCCGGGTGAGGGGATGCTGGTCCACGCTCACGGCCGGGTGGAGTTCTTCCGCCAGCGCTCTCGTGTGAGCATGCGGGTGGAGGTGATGGAGCCGGCCGGCGAGGGCCTGCTGCGGGCGCGGATCGCCGAGTTGCGGGCCCGCCTTGTCGCCGACGGCGTGCTGGACCCGGCGCGTCGCAGGCCGGTCCCCGTGCTGGCGCGTGAGATCGGCGTCGTGACCTCCCTGACCGGGGCCGCCCGGGATGACTTCGTGCGCACCGCCGTCGCACGGAACCCCGGCGTGCGGGTGGCCATCGCGGGCACGCAGGTTCAGGGCGACGACGCGCCGGTGCGGATCGCGCGGGCCGTCGCACGCGCCGGCGCGGAGCCGCAGGTGGACGTCGTGGTGGTGACGCGCGGGGGCGGGTCGCTGGACGACCTGATGGCGTTCAACTCCGAGCCGGTGTGCCGCGCGGTGGCGGCGTGCCCGGTGCCGGTCGTTTCGGCGGTGGGTCACGAGCGCGATGTGACGCTGTGCGACGAGGTGGCGGACCTGCGGTGTGCCACCCCCACCGCGGCCGCGGTCGCGGTCACGATTTCCCGCGAGGCGGCCCTGGCCCACCTGGCCGACGCCCAGGCCGCCATGGCCGCGGGCGTGGAGCGGATCGGCGCCGCCGCCCGGCGCGATCTGGGTGAGGCGCGGGCGGGCCTGGCGGACGGGCTGCGTCGTGCCGGCACCGCGGGCCGGGGGCGCCTGGAGGGGCGCTCCGAGCGCCTGCATCGGGGGCTCGCGCGTGCGGCACACACCGCGGGGGAGCTTCTGCCCGGGCGTTCGGCGCGGATGGAGCGGGCGATGGAGAACCGCCTCGCCGCCGCGCGCTCGGGGCTGGCGCGTGCCGAGGGGCTTCTCGGCGCGCTGTCGCCGGCGGCCACCCTGTCCCGGGGGTATGCGATCGTGCGCTCCGAGGGACGGGTGGTGACCGACGGCGCCCCCGCCCGCCCGGGGGACCGGTGGGAGGTCGAGTTGCACGACGGACGTGTGGGCGTGCGTGTGGAGGGGGACAGATGA
- the xseB gene encoding exodeoxyribonuclease VII small subunit — MTDTPDGGGQEAERTSTFEEALAELDAVVSRLETGAVGLEEAVALFERGRVHLAVCRERLAASEARIRELTAEDDPAPGAAPEGPL, encoded by the coding sequence ATGACGGACACTCCCGACGGGGGTGGGCAGGAGGCGGAGCGGACGAGCACCTTCGAGGAGGCGCTGGCCGAGCTCGATGCCGTGGTGTCCCGCCTCGAGACCGGGGCGGTCGGGCTGGAGGAGGCCGTGGCGCTCTTCGAGCGCGGGCGGGTGCATCTGGCGGTGTGCCGCGAGCGCCTGGCCGCGTCGGAGGCCCGTATCCGTGAGCTGACCGCCGAGGACGACCCGGCGCCCGGGGCGGCGCCGGAGGGCCCCCTGTGA
- a CDS encoding NUDIX hydrolase, producing MPSTTLISAGDPSLTSSARVGDAWATIATVDEPRLIDTRARMRALLADRPIPLDRGERPGHLTGSAFVVDATADRTLMLFHTKLQIWVQPGGHADGDANLPAVALREAEEETGIEGLRIWPVPIDLDIHRVDPPKEDAHDHYDVRFLVLAPEDASVAANHESQDQRWVTEPELDALGVDPGLLRMARQGFALARRLTNR from the coding sequence ATGCCATCGACGACGCTCATCTCCGCCGGCGACCCGAGTCTGACGTCGTCGGCCCGCGTCGGTGATGCCTGGGCGACGATCGCCACGGTCGACGAACCCCGGCTGATCGACACCCGGGCGCGCATGCGGGCGCTGCTCGCCGATCGGCCGATCCCGCTCGACCGGGGTGAGCGCCCCGGCCATCTCACCGGCAGCGCCTTCGTGGTCGATGCCACGGCCGACCGCACGCTCATGCTGTTCCACACCAAGCTGCAGATCTGGGTGCAACCGGGGGGCCATGCCGATGGCGACGCGAACCTCCCTGCCGTGGCGCTGAGGGAAGCCGAGGAGGAGACCGGCATCGAGGGCCTGCGGATCTGGCCGGTACCGATCGATCTCGACATCCATCGGGTCGATCCGCCGAAGGAGGACGCCCACGATCACTACGACGTGCGCTTTCTCGTCCTGGCCCCCGAGGACGCGTCCGTCGCGGCGAACCACGAGTCACAGGACCAGCGCTGGGTCACCGAACCCGAGTTGGACGCGCTCGGGGTCGACCCGGGCCTTCTCCGCATGGCACGACAGGGGTTCGCGCTCGCTCGTCGGTTGACGAACCGTTAG
- a CDS encoding thioesterase family protein, with translation MSSYDYRIRYGECDQQGVVFNAHYMAFIDDAVDCWVRSLAPEFETTLGWEVMVKRSEIIWAGPARFGETLTLELAVSRWGTTSFDVAAIGHVAGRPVIDSVTTYVVVDHAEFRPVPIPDELRAHLA, from the coding sequence ATGTCGTCCTACGACTATCGCATTCGCTACGGCGAGTGCGACCAGCAGGGCGTCGTCTTCAACGCGCACTACATGGCCTTCATCGACGACGCGGTCGACTGCTGGGTCCGGTCGCTCGCGCCGGAGTTCGAGACCACCCTCGGGTGGGAGGTGATGGTCAAACGCAGCGAGATCATCTGGGCGGGCCCGGCCCGCTTCGGCGAGACGCTCACCCTCGAGCTCGCGGTGAGCCGGTGGGGAACCACCTCGTTCGATGTCGCCGCGATCGGTCATGTGGCCGGGCGCCCCGTCATCGACTCCGTCACGACGTATGTCGTGGTCGATCACGCGGAGTTCCGCCCCGTGCCGATCCCCGACGAGCTGCGCGCTCACCTGGCCTGA
- a CDS encoding argininosuccinate synthase, protein MKVVLAYSGGLDTSIILRWLQETYDAEVITFTADLGQGEEVEPARAKALQMGVPEDHIHIEDVREEFVRDFVFPMFRANTIYEGEYLLGTSIARPLIAKRLVEIAAEHGADAISHGATGKGNDQVRFELGAYALAPDIKVIAPWREWDLGSRESLMNYAAEHDIPIEMKRGKKSPFSMDANLLHISFEGGPLEDPFTEPPAEMWRWSVSPEMAPNEATYLDLTYERGDIVAIDGKAMSPAEVLTELNRVGGANGVGRLDIVENRFVGMKSRGAYETPGGTIMLRAHRAIESITLDREVAHLKDSLMPKYAELIYNGFWWSPEREMLQVAIDHSQQYVNGDVRIRLYKGNVDVAGRRSDDSLFDEKIATFEEDEGAYDQSDAEGFIKLNALRLRNLARKRG, encoded by the coding sequence ATGAAGGTTGTACTCGCCTACAGCGGCGGCCTCGACACCTCGATCATCCTGCGCTGGTTGCAGGAGACCTACGACGCCGAAGTGATCACCTTCACCGCCGACCTCGGTCAGGGCGAAGAGGTCGAACCGGCCCGGGCCAAGGCGCTGCAGATGGGCGTGCCCGAGGACCACATCCACATCGAGGACGTGCGTGAGGAGTTCGTGCGCGACTTCGTGTTCCCCATGTTTCGGGCCAACACGATCTACGAGGGCGAGTACCTGCTGGGCACCTCGATCGCCCGCCCGCTCATCGCCAAGCGGCTCGTCGAGATCGCCGCCGAGCACGGTGCCGACGCCATCAGCCACGGCGCCACCGGAAAGGGCAACGACCAGGTCCGGTTCGAGCTGGGTGCCTACGCGCTGGCCCCCGACATCAAGGTGATCGCGCCGTGGCGCGAGTGGGACCTCGGCTCCCGCGAGTCGTTGATGAACTACGCGGCCGAACACGACATCCCGATCGAGATGAAGCGGGGCAAGAAGTCGCCGTTCTCGATGGACGCCAACCTGCTGCACATCTCCTTCGAGGGCGGCCCGCTCGAAGACCCGTTCACCGAGCCCCCGGCGGAGATGTGGCGCTGGTCGGTCAGCCCCGAGATGGCCCCCAACGAGGCCACCTATCTCGACCTGACCTACGAGCGTGGCGACATCGTCGCGATCGACGGCAAGGCCATGTCGCCGGCCGAGGTGCTCACCGAACTGAACCGTGTGGGCGGGGCCAACGGCGTCGGTCGGCTCGACATCGTCGAGAACCGGTTCGTGGGCATGAAGAGCCGCGGCGCCTACGAGACCCCCGGCGGCACGATCATGCTGCGGGCCCATCGCGCCATCGAGTCGATCACGCTCGATCGCGAGGTCGCCCACCTCAAGGACTCGCTCATGCCGAAGTACGCCGAGCTGATCTACAACGGTTTCTGGTGGAGTCCGGAGCGCGAGATGCTCCAGGTGGCCATCGACCACAGTCAGCAGTACGTCAACGGCGATGTGCGCATCCGGCTCTACAAGGGAAATGTCGACGTCGCCGGGCGCAGGTCCGACGACTCGTTGTTCGACGAGAAGATCGCCACGTTCGAGGAGGACGAGGGCGCCTACGACCAGTCCGACGCCGAGGGCTTCATCAAGCTCAACGCGCTGCGGCTGCGGAACCTCGCGCGGAAGCGGGGCTGA
- a CDS encoding transglycosylase domain-containing protein — MRRLRRLLLALLAFASIAASCSYETQDFADLFGEDFSVDQLETAQSSRIFDRDGNTITDLRGEQNRTDILFEQVPELVFNAVVAIEDERFWDHSGVDFKAILRAARSNVSSGGISQGGSTITQQYVGNVFLDRSEQTGSRKIEEIFMARRFEQNFSKEFILGRYLNWVYFGNGAYGVEAAAREYFGPPDCSRQQSAADDDDRDCLKVTELTLVQAATIAGLIQAPGRFNPYENYEAAKDRRDLVLLRMLANEYITEEEYDLALLEPIELVEDIPLLEEQYPAAHFVDEVKQWFLDNEAFGETREDRTKLLFEGGLDIHTTIDLELQAAAEAAVASELPNIAADGRQNPDAAVVTVGTTAADDGHVLAMVGGRDFFGDGDFAKLNLATGTGRQAGSSMKPIALAAALQAGTPVTSNWNAPSRIDIEEPAICGGRWNVRGGTGGSVSLVRATRSSLNTVYAQLMVALTPQVYVDWAERLGIGEDRLQPVCAAVLGSENVNMVEMATVFSTFSRSGTRIDPVLVTEVVNPDGTLLYEYSPDPVPVLTQSVAHQLTWVLEGVITGGTGTRAQLADGRAAAGKTGTTQNNVDATFVGYTAQRTTAVWVGFPTAGQIPMTNYFNGASVQGGTFPALIWKAVMDRAHEGLPVEEFPTPPPSSTTTTIPVPPATGVVPDLIGRTIDEALYAELASQFFSLNTFEVETDEVPENQIVSQVPDPGDEVPGGTLITVGVAISPQTSPVPDVLGLDEAVARQSLTGDGFLQEVSYETDPDPGDGGVVPGVVWAQDPPGGTDREGVDTVRLKVNPPADGGE, encoded by the coding sequence ATGCGCCGACTTCGTCGCCTTCTTCTCGCGCTCCTGGCTTTCGCGTCGATTGCCGCCTCGTGCAGCTACGAAACCCAGGACTTCGCCGACCTCTTCGGCGAGGACTTCTCGGTCGATCAGCTCGAGACGGCCCAGTCGTCACGGATCTTCGACCGCGACGGCAACACCATCACCGACCTGCGGGGCGAACAGAACCGCACCGACATCTTGTTCGAGCAGGTTCCCGAACTGGTCTTCAACGCCGTGGTCGCCATCGAGGACGAGCGCTTCTGGGACCACTCCGGCGTGGACTTCAAGGCGATCCTGCGCGCCGCTCGCTCCAACGTGAGCTCGGGTGGCATCAGCCAGGGCGGTTCCACGATCACACAGCAGTACGTGGGCAACGTCTTTCTCGACCGGTCCGAGCAGACCGGCAGCCGGAAGATCGAGGAGATCTTCATGGCCCGCCGCTTCGAACAGAACTTCAGCAAGGAGTTCATCCTCGGGCGCTATCTCAACTGGGTCTACTTCGGCAACGGCGCCTACGGCGTGGAGGCGGCGGCGCGCGAGTACTTCGGCCCACCCGACTGCAGCCGCCAGCAGAGCGCGGCCGATGACGACGATCGCGATTGCCTGAAGGTCACCGAGCTCACGCTGGTCCAGGCCGCCACCATCGCGGGCCTGATCCAGGCTCCGGGACGTTTCAACCCCTACGAGAACTACGAGGCCGCCAAGGACCGACGCGACCTCGTCCTGCTGCGCATGCTCGCCAACGAGTACATCACCGAGGAGGAGTACGACCTCGCGTTGCTGGAGCCGATCGAGCTGGTGGAGGACATTCCTCTGTTGGAGGAGCAGTATCCGGCGGCCCACTTCGTCGACGAGGTGAAGCAGTGGTTCCTCGACAACGAAGCGTTCGGCGAGACCCGCGAGGATCGTACGAAGCTCCTGTTCGAGGGCGGCCTCGACATCCACACCACCATCGACCTGGAGCTGCAGGCCGCGGCCGAGGCCGCCGTGGCGAGCGAGCTGCCGAACATCGCCGCCGACGGCCGCCAGAACCCCGACGCCGCGGTCGTCACCGTGGGCACCACGGCGGCCGACGACGGCCATGTGCTCGCCATGGTCGGCGGGCGTGACTTCTTCGGCGATGGTGACTTCGCCAAGCTCAACCTCGCCACGGGCACGGGCCGCCAGGCCGGTTCGTCGATGAAGCCGATCGCGCTGGCCGCTGCCCTCCAAGCGGGAACTCCCGTCACCAGCAACTGGAACGCGCCGTCCCGAATCGACATCGAGGAGCCGGCGATCTGCGGTGGTCGCTGGAACGTTCGGGGCGGCACCGGCGGCAGTGTCAGCCTCGTCCGTGCCACCCGTAGCTCGCTCAACACGGTCTACGCCCAACTCATGGTGGCCCTGACCCCTCAGGTCTACGTCGACTGGGCCGAGCGGCTCGGCATCGGCGAGGACCGACTGCAACCGGTGTGCGCCGCCGTCCTCGGCAGCGAGAACGTCAACATGGTGGAGATGGCGACCGTCTTCTCCACGTTCAGCCGCAGCGGCACCCGAATCGATCCGGTGCTGGTCACCGAGGTCGTCAACCCCGACGGCACCCTGCTCTACGAGTACTCGCCCGACCCGGTACCGGTCCTGACCCAGAGCGTCGCCCACCAGCTCACATGGGTGCTCGAAGGCGTGATCACCGGTGGCACCGGCACACGGGCCCAGCTGGCCGACGGACGCGCCGCGGCAGGCAAGACCGGCACCACGCAGAACAACGTGGATGCCACCTTCGTCGGCTACACGGCCCAGCGGACGACGGCGGTGTGGGTCGGCTTCCCGACCGCGGGACAGATCCCGATGACCAACTACTTCAACGGCGCCAGCGTGCAGGGCGGCACGTTCCCCGCCCTGATCTGGAAGGCCGTGATGGACCGGGCCCACGAGGGCCTCCCGGTCGAGGAGTTCCCGACGCCGCCGCCGAGTTCGACCACCACCACGATTCCCGTTCCGCCGGCCACCGGGGTCGTACCCGACCTCATAGGCCGCACGATCGACGAGGCGCTCTATGCCGAGCTCGCCTCGCAGTTCTTCAGCCTGAACACCTTCGAGGTCGAGACCGACGAGGTGCCCGAGAATCAGATCGTGTCGCAGGTTCCCGATCCCGGCGACGAGGTCCCCGGCGGCACCCTCATCACCGTCGGGGTCGCCATCTCGCCACAGACCAGCCCGGTTCCCGACGTGCTCGGGCTCGACGAGGCCGTCGCCCGCCAGAGTCTCACCGGCGACGGCTTCCTCCAGGAGGTCAGCTACGAGACCGACCCGGACCCCGGCGACGGTGGCGTGGTTCCCGGCGTGGTGTGGGCCCAGGATCCCCCGGGCGGCACCGACCGCGAAGGGGTCGACACGGTCCGACTCAAGGTCAATCCGCCGGCCGACGGCGGGGAGTGA
- the argR gene encoding arginine repressor, which yields MSKARRQHRIGLLLAGQAVTSQTQLVDLLVAEDIVATQATVSRDLDELGAIKVRVPGGETVYAIPEHPVDRIAPEDHLRRVMGDWVADVGVSGNIVMLRTPPGSAHVVASALDRAGIDDILGTVAGDDTLMVIAAESISGAELADRIRDLAGL from the coding sequence GTGAGCAAGGCTCGCCGCCAACACCGCATCGGGTTGCTGCTCGCCGGCCAGGCGGTCACCAGCCAGACACAGCTGGTCGACTTGCTCGTGGCCGAGGACATCGTGGCGACTCAGGCGACGGTCTCGCGCGACCTCGACGAGCTGGGCGCCATCAAGGTGCGGGTGCCCGGCGGCGAGACCGTCTACGCGATTCCCGAACACCCCGTCGATCGCATCGCCCCCGAGGACCATCTTCGTCGCGTGATGGGCGACTGGGTCGCCGATGTCGGCGTGTCGGGCAACATCGTCATGTTGCGGACGCCCCCCGGTTCGGCCCATGTCGTCGCTTCCGCCCTCGACCGGGCGGGCATCGACGACATCCTGGGTACGGTCGCCGGCGACGACACGCTCATGGTGATCGCGGCTGAGTCCATCAGCGGCGCCGAACTCGCCGATCGCATTCGTGATCTGGCCGGTCTCTGA
- the argH gene encoding argininosuccinate lyase encodes MADRGQLWHGRFEGGPSEALQALNDSLPFDRRMFREDIAGSRAHVGMLAAVGLLTEAERDAVLGALDRVEAEMTEGTFAFVASDEDIHTAVERRVTELAPEGGKLHTGRSRNDQVATDLRLWTKGAIDEIVELTVRLQRTLLAQADAAGDAYLPGYTHLQQAQPVALAHHLLAHGWALARDVSRLRDARVRVDVSPLGAGALAGSSLPLDPTITAAALGFAEVFDNSLDAVSDRDFVVETLFALSLLGVHLSRMGEELIIWASTEFGFVELDDAFSTGSSMMPQKKNPDIAELARGKAGRLIGHLTGLLTTVKGLPLTYNKDLQEDKEPLFDAVDTVRLTLLALDGMVATTTYRTDRMAAAASSPYAAATDLAEWLVARGMPFRSAHAVVGELVRKALAGDGELVDLVTTHDALGAEAAALLAPGVSVTRRTTRGGGAPSAVADQLERFRAHLG; translated from the coding sequence GTGGCGGACCGGGGCCAACTCTGGCACGGGCGTTTCGAAGGCGGCCCGTCCGAGGCCCTCCAGGCGCTCAACGACTCGTTGCCGTTCGACCGGCGGATGTTCCGCGAGGACATCGCCGGTTCGCGCGCCCATGTCGGGATGCTGGCCGCCGTCGGGCTGCTCACCGAGGCCGAGCGAGACGCCGTGCTCGGCGCGCTCGATCGGGTCGAGGCCGAGATGACCGAGGGCACCTTCGCCTTCGTGGCGAGCGACGAGGACATCCACACCGCCGTCGAGCGGCGGGTGACCGAGCTGGCGCCCGAGGGCGGCAAACTCCACACCGGGCGCAGCCGCAACGACCAGGTCGCCACCGACCTGCGGCTCTGGACCAAAGGTGCGATCGACGAGATCGTCGAGCTCACCGTGCGGTTGCAACGCACGCTGCTGGCCCAGGCCGATGCCGCCGGCGATGCGTACCTTCCCGGCTACACCCACCTCCAACAGGCCCAGCCGGTGGCACTGGCCCACCATCTCCTGGCCCATGGCTGGGCCCTCGCCCGCGACGTGAGCCGGCTCCGCGACGCCCGAGTGCGGGTCGATGTGTCGCCACTCGGCGCCGGCGCCCTCGCGGGATCATCGCTACCGCTCGACCCGACCATCACCGCGGCGGCCCTCGGCTTCGCCGAGGTGTTCGACAACTCCCTCGATGCAGTGAGTGATCGCGACTTCGTGGTCGAGACGCTCTTCGCCCTCTCGCTGCTCGGCGTCCACCTGAGCCGGATGGGGGAGGAGCTGATCATCTGGGCGTCGACCGAGTTCGGCTTCGTCGAACTCGACGACGCGTTCTCGACCGGCTCGTCGATGATGCCGCAGAAGAAGAACCCCGACATCGCCGAGCTGGCCCGGGGCAAGGCCGGCCGACTGATCGGGCACCTGACGGGCCTGCTCACCACCGTCAAGGGCCTGCCGCTCACCTACAACAAGGACCTCCAGGAGGACAAGGAGCCGTTGTTCGATGCCGTCGACACGGTGCGGCTCACCCTGCTCGCCCTCGATGGGATGGTCGCCACCACGACCTACCGCACCGACCGTATGGCCGCCGCTGCGTCATCGCCCTATGCCGCGGCCACCGATCTGGCCGAATGGCTCGTCGCCCGGGGCATGCCGTTTCGCAGTGCCCATGCCGTCGTGGGCGAGCTCGTGCGCAAGGCGCTGGCCGGCGACGGTGAACTCGTCGATCTGGTGACGACCCACGACGCTCTGGGCGCCGAGGCCGCGGCGTTGTTGGCGCCCGGCGTGTCGGTCACCCGGCGCACGACCCGCGGCGGTGGCGCACCCTCTGCGGTGGCCGATCAACTCGAGCGGTTCCGCGCCCACCTCGGCTGA
- the tyrS gene encoding tyrosine--tRNA ligase has product MTTARPGSAILDDLRARGLVQDMTDETALRTRLDEGPITLYCGFDPTAESLHIGNLVPLLLLRRFQDFGHHPIALAGGATGMVGDPSGRSDERNLLDSDTLGRNLAAIRAQLAHVVDIDDGAMLVDNREWTVGVGVLDFLRDVGKYVTVNTMLAKESIKSRLEGDQGISFTEFSYMLLQANDFVELHERHGCELQVGGSDQWGNITAGIDMIRRRQQARAHGLTVPLVTRADGAKFGKTADGAVWLSAEKTLPYEFHQYFLRTDDRDVERFLLQLTLLPVDRVAAVMAEHATAPEARHAQGVLADEITGLVHGPNEVTRARLAQAALFGAGDLDGDSLEALRGIVPETVLGEPLGADEPMVDLLVATGVCSSRGDARRTIEQGGIRVNGVKVETGGESVDFVDGRFVLVQRGKKQRHLAVLGPV; this is encoded by the coding sequence GTGACGACAGCGAGACCAGGTTCCGCCATCCTCGACGACCTCCGTGCGCGCGGGCTCGTGCAGGACATGACCGACGAAACCGCGCTGCGGACCCGTCTCGACGAGGGGCCCATCACTCTCTACTGCGGGTTCGATCCGACCGCGGAGAGCCTGCACATCGGCAACCTCGTACCTCTTCTCCTGCTGCGCCGATTCCAGGACTTCGGCCACCATCCGATCGCGCTGGCGGGCGGCGCCACCGGCATGGTCGGCGATCCCTCCGGCCGTTCCGACGAACGCAATCTGCTCGACTCGGACACGCTCGGCCGCAATCTCGCCGCCATTCGTGCGCAACTGGCCCACGTGGTCGACATCGACGACGGCGCCATGCTCGTCGACAACCGGGAGTGGACGGTCGGGGTGGGCGTGCTCGACTTCCTCCGCGACGTCGGCAAGTACGTCACCGTCAACACCATGCTGGCCAAGGAATCGATCAAGAGCCGTCTCGAGGGCGATCAGGGCATCTCGTTCACGGAGTTCAGCTACATGCTGCTCCAGGCCAACGACTTCGTGGAGCTCCACGAGCGCCACGGTTGCGAGCTCCAGGTCGGCGGATCTGATCAGTGGGGCAACATCACGGCCGGCATCGACATGATCCGGCGGCGCCAGCAGGCACGGGCCCACGGGCTCACGGTGCCCCTGGTCACCCGGGCCGACGGGGCGAAGTTCGGCAAGACGGCCGACGGCGCCGTGTGGCTCTCGGCCGAGAAGACCCTGCCGTATGAGTTCCATCAGTACTTCCTGCGCACCGACGACCGAGATGTCGAGCGCTTCCTGCTCCAGCTCACGCTGCTGCCCGTCGACCGGGTCGCCGCCGTCATGGCCGAGCACGCGACCGCGCCCGAGGCCCGCCACGCGCAAGGGGTACTGGCCGACGAGATCACCGGACTCGTCCACGGCCCGAACGAGGTCACCCGGGCGCGCCTGGCGCAGGCGGCGCTGTTCGGCGCCGGCGACCTCGACGGCGACTCGCTCGAGGCGCTGCGCGGCATCGTCCCCGAGACGGTGCTCGGCGAGCCTCTCGGTGCCGACGAGCCGATGGTCGATCTCCTGGTCGCCACCGGGGTGTGCTCCTCACGGGGCGACGCCCGACGCACCATCGAACAGGGCGGCATTCGCGTGAACGGCGTCAAGGTCGAGACCGGTGGTGAGTCCGTGGACTTCGTCGACGGCCGATTCGTCCTCGTGCAGCGGGGCAAGAAACAGCGCCATCTGGCGGTTCTCGGCCCGGTCTGA